A window of the Cygnus atratus isolate AKBS03 ecotype Queensland, Australia chromosome 4, CAtr_DNAZoo_HiC_assembly, whole genome shotgun sequence genome harbors these coding sequences:
- the LOC118248321 gene encoding homeobox protein not2-like, with amino-acid sequence MPPPAPSPPSRPGQAFTIAALLGRASPPPTPTPTPTPAPLLPPWGPLRDPPPGPTTPPRPLCAACCGPPPAWAARLGATGFLLSKCCFPILKAKAGKAKRVRTIFTSEQLARLEKEFARQQYLVGAERGLLASALHLTEEQVKVWFQNRRIKWRKQSLEQQQAKLAKMGLAAPQRSPDSQSRRGEEEQDFPAGAEDLQEAAAPPAQTVAKCC; translated from the exons atgccgcccccggccccgtcgcccccctcccggcccggccaGGCCTTCACCATCGCAGCCCTGCTGGGACGAGCCTCGCCCCCCCCGACCCCAACCCCGACCCCGACCCCAGCCCCGCTTTTGCCCCCCTGGGGACCCctccgggaccccccccccggtcccaCAACCCCTCCCCGGCCGCTCTGCGCCGCCTGCTGCGGAccccccccagcctgggcagctCGCCTGGGAGCCACAG gCTTCCTCCTCTCCAAGTGCTGCTTCCCCATCCTCAAGGCCAAGGCCGGCAAGGCCAAGCGGGTGCGGACCATCTTCACCAGCGAGCAGCTGGCCCGGCTGGAGAAGGAGTTTGCGCGGCAGCAGTACCTGGTGGGCGCCGAGCGGGGCCTCCTCGCCTCCGCCCTGCACCTCACCGAGGAGCAG GTGAAAGTCTGGTTCCAGAACCGGAGGATCAAGTGGAGGAAGCAaagcctggagcagcagcaagccaaACTGGCCAAGATGGGCCTGGCCGCCCCGCAGAGGAGCCCCGACTCGCAGAGCCGCCGCGGCGAGGAGGAGCAGGACTTCCCGGCGGGGGCAGAGGACCTCCAGGAGGCCGCGGCCCCCCCTGCACAGACTGTGGCAAAGTGCTGCTGA